The Sporomusa termitida genome has a window encoding:
- the prfB gene encoding peptide chain release factor 2 (programmed frameshift), whose protein sequence is MLLEDLRGSIEALAHRLEEMRASLDVAGKSERIEELEDRMSDPAFWEQPEEAQKIAQEVTRLKDSIGQHRELAVRHSDLATLWQLGIEEADESVYTEITASIAGLERELEQAALTLMLSGEYDGNNAILTLHAGAGGTEAQDWAQMLLRMYVRWAEKRNFKVETLDFLAGDEAGVKSVTLMISGSNAYGYLKAEKGVHRLVRISPFDASGRRHTSFAAVDVMPEIDDSVEITINPVDLRVDTFRASGAGGQHINKTDSAVRITHLPTGVVVQCQSERSQIQNREQCMRLLRARLFELERQKQDDKKAELGGEYQAIEWGSQIRSYVFHPYNLVKDHRTAAETGNVQAVMDGEIDLFLEAYLKSDLNTQG, encoded by the exons GTGCTGTTAGAGGATTTACGCGGGTCGATTGAGGCCCTGGCCCACCGGCTTGAGGAAATGAGGGCTTCTCTT GACGTTGCCGGCAAATCGGAACGTATTGAAGAATTAGAAGATCGGATGAGTGATCCGGCTTTCTGGGAACAGCCTGAGGAAGCGCAGAAAATAGCGCAGGAGGTTACCCGCCTGAAGGACAGTATCGGCCAGCACCGCGAGCTGGCTGTCCGTCACAGCGATCTGGCCACCCTGTGGCAGCTGGGCATTGAAGAGGCTGACGAGAGTGTATATACCGAAATCACCGCCAGTATCGCCGGGCTGGAGCGGGAGCTGGAGCAGGCGGCGCTGACGCTGATGCTGTCCGGGGAATATGACGGCAACAATGCCATTTTGACCCTGCATGCCGGGGCCGGCGGCACTGAGGCCCAGGACTGGGCCCAGATGCTGCTCCGCATGTATGTCCGCTGGGCGGAAAAACGAAACTTTAAGGTGGAAACACTGGACTTTCTGGCCGGTGATGAAGCCGGGGTAAAAAGTGTGACCCTTATGATCAGCGGCAGCAATGCCTACGGTTATTTAAAAGCCGAAAAGGGCGTGCACCGCCTGGTCCGTATCTCACCGTTTGATGCCAGCGGCCGCCGGCATACCTCATTTGCGGCCGTTGACGTCATGCCTGAGATTGATGACTCGGTGGAGATTACCATTAATCCGGTTGATTTGCGGGTAGATACCTTCCGGGCCAGCGGTGCCGGCGGGCAGCATATCAACAAAACGGACTCGGCGGTCCGGATCACGCATCTGCCTACCGGTGTTGTTGTCCAGTGTCAGAGTGAACGGTCCCAGATTCAAAACCGTGAGCAGTGCATGCGCCTGCTGCGGGCGCGGCTGTTTGAGCTGGAGCGGCAGAAACAGGATGATAAGAAAGCGGAATTAGGCGGCGAATATCAGGCGATTGAATGGGGCAGCCAAATCCGTTCTTACGTGTTTCATCCCTACAACCTGGTGAAAGACCACCGCACCGCGGCCGAGACCGGCAATGTCCAGGCCGTTATGGACGGAGAGATCGACTTGTTTCTGGAAGCCTATTTAAAGAGTGATCTGAATACACAGGGATAG
- the secA gene encoding preprotein translocase subunit SecA yields MFKFLRNLFGDDNEKEIKRMMLLVEKINAFEPELQSMSDTTLTARTAEFKRRLDKGQTIDELLPEAFAVVREASRRVLAMRHFDVQMVGGITLHEGKIAEMRTGEGKTLVATLPVYLNALTGKGVHVVTVNDYLAKRDSEWMGKLYRYLGLSVGLIVHGLDFDERKLAYSADVTYGTNNEFGFDYLRDNMVIYPEQMVQRPLNYSIVDEVDSILVDEARTPLIISGPGEKSTDMYYVLAKVVPKLTEGEDYTIDEKAHTVAPTETGVAKAEKLLNVQNLYESENIEMSHHFNQALKANALMKRDRDYVVKDGEVIIVDEFTGRLMFGRRYSDGLHQAIEAKEGVKIERESQTLATITFQNYFRMYKKLAGMTGTAKTEEPEFRKIYHLDVVVIPPNREMQRQDFPDIIFKTKRAKYKAVVSEIAEKHGKSQPVLVGTTSIVQSEDLSAMLKKQGVRHNVLNAKYHEMEAQIIAQAGQAGAVTIATNMAGRGTDIVLGAGVSDLGGLHIIGTERHESRRIDNQLRGRAGRQGDPGSSRFYLSLEDDLMRLFGSDNIAGIMDKLGMEEDEPIEHALITRSIEQAQKKVEARNFDIRKYVLEYDNVMNQQREVIYSQRKKILLGDNLKENIFNMIEKLVDHGMDLYANEKLYPEDWDYAGLIEYCEGFFAPAGELKVEVLDTLSREELKEELLKAADTAYSGREALFGPDNMRELEKVVMLKTVDAKWMDHLDAMEMLRQGIGLRAYGQKDPLIEYKLEGFDMFQQMIESVQEDIVRYIFRVNIISQAQPEDHLRQAQAGRGGEEGDRQAQPAEPVVNADTTGRNELCPCGSGKKYKRCCGAK; encoded by the coding sequence TTGTTTAAATTTTTGCGAAACTTATTTGGTGATGATAACGAAAAAGAGATCAAACGCATGATGCTGCTTGTGGAAAAAATCAATGCGTTTGAACCTGAGCTTCAGAGCATGAGCGATACCACCCTCACGGCCAGGACGGCTGAATTTAAGCGCCGCCTTGATAAGGGCCAGACAATTGATGAGCTGCTGCCGGAGGCGTTTGCTGTGGTGCGGGAAGCGTCACGCCGGGTGCTGGCCATGCGTCATTTTGATGTACAGATGGTAGGCGGCATAACCCTGCATGAGGGTAAAATTGCCGAGATGCGTACCGGCGAGGGGAAAACCCTGGTGGCTACCCTGCCGGTATACCTGAATGCCCTGACCGGCAAAGGGGTCCATGTTGTTACCGTTAATGACTATCTGGCGAAGCGGGACAGCGAGTGGATGGGCAAGCTGTACCGTTATCTTGGATTATCTGTGGGGCTGATTGTCCATGGGCTTGATTTTGATGAACGCAAACTGGCCTACAGTGCAGATGTCACCTATGGCACCAATAACGAATTTGGCTTTGACTATCTCCGGGACAACATGGTTATTTACCCGGAACAAATGGTGCAGCGGCCGCTCAATTACTCCATTGTCGATGAAGTGGACAGTATCCTGGTGGATGAAGCGCGGACACCGCTGATTATTTCCGGGCCTGGCGAAAAATCGACAGATATGTATTATGTACTGGCGAAGGTTGTTCCCAAACTAACAGAAGGCGAAGACTACACTATTGACGAGAAAGCCCATACGGTAGCACCTACTGAGACCGGGGTGGCGAAAGCGGAAAAGCTGCTTAATGTGCAGAACCTCTATGAAAGTGAAAACATCGAGATGTCCCACCATTTTAACCAGGCGCTGAAAGCCAATGCCCTGATGAAACGGGACCGCGATTATGTGGTTAAAGACGGTGAAGTCATCATTGTTGACGAGTTTACCGGCCGGCTTATGTTTGGCCGCCGCTATTCCGACGGTCTGCATCAGGCGATTGAGGCCAAGGAAGGCGTAAAAATCGAGCGGGAAAGCCAGACACTGGCGACCATTACTTTCCAGAACTATTTCCGTATGTATAAGAAACTGGCCGGCATGACCGGTACTGCCAAGACCGAAGAGCCTGAATTCCGGAAAATTTATCATCTTGATGTTGTGGTTATTCCCCCGAACCGGGAGATGCAGCGGCAGGATTTTCCTGATATTATCTTTAAAACCAAGCGGGCCAAGTATAAAGCGGTTGTCAGCGAGATTGCCGAGAAACATGGCAAATCCCAGCCGGTGCTTGTCGGCACGACCTCCATTGTGCAGTCCGAGGATCTGTCGGCGATGCTCAAAAAGCAGGGTGTGCGCCATAATGTTCTGAATGCCAAATACCATGAAATGGAAGCGCAGATTATTGCGCAGGCCGGACAGGCCGGGGCGGTGACAATTGCGACCAATATGGCCGGCCGGGGGACCGACATTGTCCTGGGGGCCGGGGTGTCCGACCTGGGCGGGCTGCATATTATCGGGACTGAACGGCATGAGAGCCGGCGGATTGATAACCAGCTGCGCGGCCGGGCCGGACGCCAGGGGGACCCGGGGTCATCCCGTTTTTACCTGTCGCTGGAAGACGATCTGATGCGCCTGTTCGGCTCTGATAATATTGCCGGTATTATGGATAAACTGGGCATGGAGGAAGATGAGCCGATTGAACATGCGCTGATTACCCGTTCGATTGAGCAAGCCCAGAAAAAGGTGGAAGCCCGTAATTTTGACATCCGCAAGTATGTGCTTGAATATGATAATGTAATGAACCAGCAGCGTGAGGTTATCTATAGTCAGCGGAAGAAAATTCTGCTGGGGGATAATCTGAAAGAAAATATCTTTAATATGATTGAAAAGCTTGTCGATCATGGGATGGACCTGTATGCCAATGAAAAGCTGTATCCGGAAGACTGGGATTATGCCGGGCTGATTGAATACTGTGAGGGCTTCTTTGCCCCGGCCGGCGAGCTTAAGGTGGAAGTGCTTGACACTCTGAGCCGGGAAGAGCTCAAAGAAGAGCTGCTGAAAGCGGCCGACACCGCCTACAGCGGCCGGGAGGCCCTGTTTGGCCCCGACAATATGCGCGAACTGGAAAAAGTGGTTATGCTCAAAACTGTGGACGCCAAATGGATGGATCACCTTGACGCCATGGAAATGCTGCGGCAGGGGATTGGCTTGCGGGCCTATGGGCAGAAAGACCCGCTGATTGAGTATAAGCTCGAAGGCTTTGATATGTTCCAGCAAATGATTGAATCTGTACAGGAAGATATTGTCCGTTATATCTTCCGGGTTAATATTATTTCCCAGGCCCAGCCTGAGGATCATCTGCGGCAGGCCCAGGCCGGCCGCGGCGGGGAAGAGGGCGACAGGCAGGCCCAGCCGGCCGAGCCTGTCGTTAATGCCGATACCACCGGCCGCAATGAACTGTGTCCCTGCGGCAGCGGTAAAAAGTATAAACGCTGCTGCGGGGCCAAATAG
- a CDS encoding cytochrome b/b6 domain-containing protein: MSHHDEHGPRVLKHPLISRLFHWGLILGFLPAAITGFFIWLKPFGDDLQNLLMQIHIVGAAILTIACILYTIFGLDRIVAFTRRIFSWDQRDKDWLLVGGGYPQKMLLGKTIPVPPMGKMNSGQKQLGIMMFFGGIILIVTGWALYAFLPVAPKAVMYWFDMAHLVIGIILGLSVFAHIFLGIYNWGEFLCMFGDGTQTIEEAEHHNPLWIANEIEPVPGSKPSTPGQHQAG; this comes from the coding sequence ATGAGCCATCATGATGAACACGGCCCGCGGGTACTGAAGCACCCACTTATCTCGCGGCTATTTCACTGGGGGTTGATTCTCGGTTTTTTACCGGCGGCAATCACCGGATTTTTTATCTGGCTGAAGCCATTTGGTGATGATCTGCAAAACCTGCTGATGCAGATCCATATTGTTGGGGCCGCCATTCTTACGATAGCCTGTATTCTCTATACGATATTTGGGTTAGACCGGATTGTTGCTTTTACGCGGCGCATATTTTCCTGGGATCAGCGGGATAAGGACTGGCTACTGGTTGGCGGCGGTTATCCGCAGAAGATGCTGTTAGGCAAAACCATTCCGGTACCGCCGATGGGAAAAATGAACTCCGGTCAGAAGCAGCTGGGGATTATGATGTTTTTTGGCGGCATTATCTTAATTGTTACCGGCTGGGCGTTATATGCGTTCCTGCCTGTAGCCCCGAAAGCGGTTATGTACTGGTTTGATATGGCCCATCTGGTGATTGGGATTATCCTCGGACTATCCGTATTTGCCCATATCTTTCTCGGTATCTATAACTGGGGCGAGTTTTTATGCATGTTTGGGGATGGGACGCAGACGATTGAGGAAGCTGAACATCATAACCCCTTATGGATAGCCAATGAAATTGAGCCGGTCCCAGGCAGTAAACCCAGCACTCCCGGGCAGCACCAGGCCGGATAG
- a CDS encoding iron hydrogenase small subunit, producing the protein MARYDYVEKAVKVTRREFLGIVGVAGAVLWTGAYVATDLVQDRTKYIKMRAQGIYKDDEKAKIRQSHNNQAVTDVYKKFAHNPLSHLAEELFHTN; encoded by the coding sequence ATGGCACGATATGATTATGTGGAAAAAGCCGTCAAGGTTACGCGGCGTGAGTTTTTAGGAATCGTTGGCGTGGCCGGCGCCGTTCTCTGGACCGGGGCGTATGTGGCCACAGACTTGGTGCAGGACCGTACCAAGTACATTAAAATGCGCGCCCAGGGCATATATAAAGATGATGAAAAGGCTAAGATCCGCCAAAGCCACAACAATCAGGCGGTTACCGATGTCTACAAAAAATTTGCCCACAATCCGCTCAGCCATTTGGCCGAGGAACTCTTTCATACTAACTAA
- a CDS encoding [FeFe] hydrogenase, group A produces the protein MKGFQAQEKTGIIEIDRKTCKGCDSCKAFCPTDAIEGKYGAIHKIDGEKCVSCGQCLINCPFGAPQDTVDVVDQVIDKLKNKQVTVVGTIAPAVRVAIGEEFGMEPGSLVTEKLYGAMKEAGFKVLDTNFTADQTIMEEGMELIAKIRHYALGEPTAHHLGPLPQFTSCCPAWVTYAELYYPELLPHMSSAKSPMMMAGALGKTYGAAEIWQVAPADVFMVGIMPCTAKKFEASRPEFHSAAHYWQTQGQSGDYPDIDVVLTTRDLARLFKKLNINVRTVAEYSDQDNPLAQYSGAATIFANTGGVMEAALRTAYFVITGTELDVLEFKPVRGLQGVKEAAVTLKDAKTGSAVTLNVAVAHGTKQNVKPLLDEVQAGKSPYHFIEIMNCPGGCVNGGGQPINPMGTSWLDKAKAVLPWA, from the coding sequence TTGAAAGGTTTTCAAGCACAGGAAAAAACCGGCATTATTGAAATTGACCGCAAGACATGCAAGGGCTGTGATTCGTGTAAGGCTTTTTGCCCAACCGATGCTATCGAGGGTAAATATGGAGCCATACATAAGATTGACGGCGAAAAATGTGTGTCTTGTGGTCAATGTCTTATCAACTGTCCCTTCGGCGCGCCCCAGGATACTGTGGACGTCGTGGACCAGGTGATCGACAAGCTTAAGAACAAGCAGGTGACGGTAGTGGGAACAATAGCGCCGGCCGTTCGCGTCGCTATTGGGGAAGAGTTTGGGATGGAGCCGGGCAGCCTGGTTACCGAAAAGCTGTATGGGGCTATGAAAGAGGCTGGTTTTAAGGTTCTGGACACTAACTTTACGGCCGATCAGACCATTATGGAAGAGGGAATGGAGCTGATCGCCAAGATCCGGCACTATGCCCTGGGTGAGCCGACAGCGCATCACTTAGGACCATTGCCGCAGTTTACTTCCTGCTGCCCGGCCTGGGTCACCTATGCCGAGCTGTATTACCCGGAGCTGCTGCCCCATATGTCCTCGGCCAAGTCGCCGATGATGATGGCCGGCGCCCTGGGGAAAACCTATGGTGCGGCCGAGATATGGCAGGTAGCGCCGGCGGACGTATTTATGGTGGGGATTATGCCCTGTACTGCGAAAAAGTTTGAGGCCTCGCGCCCTGAGTTCCACAGCGCCGCCCACTATTGGCAAACTCAGGGACAATCAGGCGACTATCCTGATATTGATGTAGTGCTCACAACCAGAGATCTGGCCCGCCTGTTTAAAAAACTGAACATCAATGTCCGGACTGTGGCGGAGTATAGTGATCAAGACAACCCTTTGGCTCAGTACAGCGGGGCGGCTACCATCTTTGCCAATACCGGCGGTGTAATGGAGGCTGCGCTGCGGACAGCCTATTTTGTTATCACCGGTACAGAGCTGGATGTGCTGGAATTTAAACCGGTACGGGGTCTCCAGGGCGTAAAAGAAGCCGCTGTTACCCTGAAAGATGCCAAGACCGGCAGCGCGGTTACCTTGAATGTAGCCGTAGCCCATGGCACAAAACAGAATGTAAAACCGCTGCTGGATGAGGTGCAAGCCGGCAAGTCACCGTATCACTTCATCGAAATCATGAACTGTCCCGGCGGCTGTGTCAACGGTGGTGGCCAGCCGATAAATCCGATGGGTACTTCATGGCTTGATAAAGCCAAGGCCGTACTGCCTTGGGCATAA
- the hpf gene encoding ribosome hibernation-promoting factor, HPF/YfiA family: MAITVRGKNIEITPALKDYVAKRVGKVTKYFDGASTGEITAILTVNKGRHIVEVTVPINGILLRGEESTNDMYASIDLVIEKLEKQIEKYKTKLSRKLKSGSFKTDLILTASPAAHLDSEDEFSIVKTKRFAVKPMSADEAVMQMNLINHDFFVFMNADTEEVNVVYRRKDGQYGLIEPEFK, translated from the coding sequence ATGGCAATTACAGTACGTGGAAAAAATATTGAGATTACACCTGCACTAAAAGACTATGTCGCCAAACGCGTTGGTAAAGTCACTAAATACTTCGATGGTGCCAGCACAGGCGAGATTACTGCAATCCTCACTGTTAATAAAGGCCGGCACATTGTCGAGGTTACGGTGCCTATCAACGGCATACTCCTCCGGGGTGAAGAATCTACGAACGATATGTACGCTTCTATTGACTTGGTTATTGAAAAACTGGAAAAACAAATTGAGAAATATAAAACCAAACTATCCCGTAAGCTGAAAAGCGGCAGCTTTAAAACTGATTTGATACTGACTGCATCGCCGGCAGCTCACCTGGACAGCGAAGACGAGTTCAGCATTGTTAAAACCAAACGCTTTGCTGTTAAGCCGATGAGTGCCGATGAGGCTGTTATGCAGATGAACCTCATCAACCATGATTTCTTCGTTTTTATGAATGCAGACACGGAAGAGGTTAATGTCGTATACCGCCGGAAAGACGGGCAGTACGGTCTGATTGAACCTGAATTTAAATAG
- a CDS encoding cold shock domain-containing protein codes for MIGKVKWFSAEKGYGFIEREDGGDVFVHFSAIQDQGFKTLNEGQQVEFEIVDGARGPQASNVYKAQ; via the coding sequence ATGATTGGTAAAGTTAAGTGGTTCAGCGCAGAAAAAGGTTACGGATTCATTGAGCGAGAAGATGGCGGCGACGTGTTCGTGCATTTCTCGGCTATTCAGGATCAAGGCTTTAAGACCCTGAATGAAGGCCAGCAAGTTGAATTTGAAATCGTTGACGGTGCGCGCGGACCGCAAGCCAGCAACGTCTATAAAGCGCAATAA
- a CDS encoding amino acid ABC transporter ATP-binding protein → MISIKDLHKKFGKLHVLKGVTTHISEQEVVVIIGPSGSGKSTLLRCINYLEQPTEGEITVDGIPLTNEANINKVREEVGMVFQRFNLFPHMTVLDNISLAPVKVRNLSRAEAEKVAFNLLEKVGLADKARVYPEQLSGGQQQRVAIARALAMKPKVMLFDEPTSALDPEMIKEVLDVMKTLAHEGMTMAVVTHEMGFAREVGDRVLFMDEGRIVEEGTPDEIFLHAREERTQAFLSKIL, encoded by the coding sequence ATGATAAGCATTAAGGATCTGCATAAAAAATTTGGCAAGCTGCATGTTCTGAAGGGTGTAACCACTCATATCAGCGAACAGGAGGTTGTTGTTATTATCGGTCCCAGCGGCTCCGGCAAGAGTACCCTGCTGCGCTGTATCAACTATCTGGAACAGCCGACTGAGGGCGAGATTACGGTTGACGGCATCCCGCTTACCAATGAGGCGAATATCAATAAAGTCCGGGAAGAAGTGGGCATGGTTTTCCAGCGGTTTAACCTTTTCCCGCATATGACGGTATTGGACAATATCTCGCTGGCCCCGGTCAAAGTCCGGAATTTATCGCGGGCTGAGGCGGAAAAGGTCGCCTTTAACCTGCTGGAAAAAGTGGGGCTTGCCGATAAAGCCCGGGTTTACCCCGAGCAGTTGTCCGGCGGCCAGCAGCAACGGGTAGCCATTGCCCGGGCCCTGGCCATGAAGCCGAAAGTGATGTTGTTTGACGAACCTACCTCAGCCCTTGATCCGGAGATGATCAAAGAGGTGCTGGATGTAATGAAGACCCTGGCCCATGAAGGGATGACCATGGCTGTCGTCACCCATGAAATGGGATTTGCCCGCGAGGTTGGCGACCGGGTGCTGTTTATGGACGAAGGCCGGATTGTCGAGGAAGGCACGCCGGACGAAATCTTTTTGCACGCCCGCGAAGAGCGGACCCAGGCTTTCCTGTCTAAGATCCTGTAG
- a CDS encoding amino acid ABC transporter permease produces MNFDFDLIIRSFPLLLMGAGVTVQISALSVGFGLLIGMFVGMARLSTLWPVKTLAALYVDFIRGTPLLVQIFLIYFALPLVVGQRIDPFIAAITACSVNSGAYVAEIFRAGIQSIDKGQMEAGRSLGMTWAQTMRYIILPQAFKRIIPPLGNEFIAMLKDSSLVSVIGFEELTRRGQLIIARTYGSFEIWLTVAFIYLVMTFTISRLVDYLERRYKTDDKH; encoded by the coding sequence TTCCGCTGCTCCTGATGGGGGCCGGGGTTACAGTGCAGATTTCGGCGCTTAGTGTTGGTTTTGGCCTGCTGATCGGGATGTTTGTCGGGATGGCCCGCCTGTCCACGCTCTGGCCTGTGAAAACACTTGCTGCCTTGTACGTAGACTTTATCCGGGGAACGCCGCTGTTGGTCCAGATTTTTCTGATTTATTTTGCCCTGCCGCTGGTGGTTGGCCAGCGGATTGACCCCTTTATTGCCGCCATCACCGCCTGTAGTGTTAACAGCGGCGCTTATGTGGCCGAGATCTTCCGGGCCGGGATTCAGTCCATTGACAAAGGACAAATGGAGGCCGGCCGTTCACTGGGCATGACCTGGGCGCAGACGATGCGCTATATCATTTTGCCGCAGGCCTTTAAACGCATTATTCCGCCGCTGGGCAACGAGTTTATTGCCATGCTTAAGGACTCCTCCCTGGTGTCGGTAATCGGCTTTGAGGAGCTTACACGGCGCGGCCAGCTTATTATTGCCCGGACCTATGGCTCTTTTGAAATCTGGCTGACAGTAGCCTTTATTTATCTGGTAATGACCTTTACCATATCCCGCCTTGTGGATTATCTTGAGCGGAGGTACAAGACTGATGATAAGCATTAA